A part of Hydrogenobacter sp. T-8 genomic DNA contains:
- a CDS encoding transketolase C-terminal domain-containing protein produces the protein MPEQRVVDADYLLLEAPRERKFITGAQAMAEAVKRANVDIAIAYPITPQSEVMHLVGDLWAQGYLKDYYRAEEEYGAMSAIAGAVRGGARAFSATSGPGLLRGLEAIASWPGHRIPAVLGVLTRVVNAPLSIQPDNVEIAYLLHSGVVVLHAENQQDVFDFTLASFVISEKVDVYIPIAVCTEGFFVTHAKGYVHMTPEDMKLPPRDPYKAPVPPTDCEIPPARIQRDAPVQKSNFMSYLIHAVWQQEVWASNIRAMKYIYKYLGGPIEVVNPDAEVFIVASGCAAAQGREAVRYAQLEGLNVGLVKVKSIRPFPEKEIRQVLSKAKAVIVPEHNIVGWLAKEVKAVIPNNDIVIGGPRVYGGMTLPVELIMEKVYDAFGIKKAKKVVV, from the coding sequence ATGCCAGAGCAAAGAGTTGTAGATGCGGATTACCTTCTTTTAGAGGCACCGAGGGAGAGAAAGTTTATCACCGGTGCCCAAGCTATGGCGGAGGCTGTCAAGCGTGCCAACGTGGACATAGCAATAGCATACCCTATAACACCCCAATCTGAGGTTATGCACCTTGTGGGTGACCTATGGGCTCAGGGCTATCTCAAGGACTACTACAGGGCGGAAGAGGAATACGGTGCTATGTCCGCTATAGCTGGAGCGGTCAGAGGTGGTGCAAGAGCTTTTTCCGCTACTTCTGGACCAGGTCTCCTTAGGGGTTTGGAAGCCATAGCCTCTTGGCCAGGGCATAGAATACCTGCGGTTCTTGGGGTTCTCACAAGGGTTGTGAACGCACCCCTTTCCATACAGCCTGACAATGTGGAGATAGCTTACCTGCTTCACTCTGGAGTGGTGGTATTGCATGCAGAAAACCAGCAAGATGTTTTTGACTTTACGCTTGCCAGCTTTGTTATATCTGAGAAGGTGGACGTTTATATACCCATAGCGGTTTGCACCGAGGGCTTTTTTGTAACACACGCCAAGGGCTATGTCCACATGACTCCAGAAGACATGAAACTGCCACCAAGAGACCCCTACAAAGCACCCGTGCCACCCACAGACTGCGAAATACCCCCTGCAAGGATACAGAGGGATGCACCAGTTCAAAAATCTAACTTTATGAGCTACCTTATACACGCGGTATGGCAACAAGAAGTTTGGGCTTCTAACATAAGGGCAATGAAATACATCTACAAATACCTTGGTGGTCCTATAGAAGTGGTAAACCCAGACGCAGAAGTCTTTATAGTTGCCTCTGGATGTGCCGCAGCACAGGGAAGAGAGGCGGTGCGTTACGCCCAGCTTGAGGGTCTAAATGTAGGGCTTGTAAAGGTCAAGTCCATAAGACCCTTCCCAGAAAAGGAGATAAGACAAGTTCTTTCAAAGGCTAAGGCGGTTATAGTGCCTGAGCACAACATAGTGGGATGGCTTGCAAAAGAGGTAAAGGCGGTCATACCTAACAACGACATAGTTATAGGCGGTCCAAGAGTCTACGGCGGTATGACGCTACCGGTAGAGCTTATCATGGAAAAGGTATACGATGCCTTTGGCATAAAGAAAGCAAAGAAAGTTGTTGTATAA
- a CDS encoding thiamine pyrophosphate-dependent enzyme, producing the protein MGLEYVRISPGFEKYMPKDYVDLVQYGQFGREVDVQQLGQFKELVEEHPMCAGCFMAYFIRIFYAALPKPEDTIVIGTAGCARLALSQAAVPFIYGNYGDTNAVASGLKRALSIRFPDKVKDVVVIAGDGGLIDIGFGMTMHSWFRREKFTTIMVDNEVYGNTGGQESGMSPKGVQLKMAPKGKQFDKINAVELAKTAGCVYVAKLAPTNPKRIAKTVRRAILAARHFGPTFIHAYTSCNIEYSIPTEKVLEDARKREKQDFGFYEWMTDEVKEFFEEIERKPEEVKA; encoded by the coding sequence ATGGGTTTGGAATACGTCAGAATATCACCAGGCTTTGAAAAATATATGCCCAAGGACTATGTAGACCTGGTCCAATATGGGCAGTTTGGTAGAGAGGTAGATGTGCAACAGCTTGGACAGTTCAAGGAGCTTGTGGAAGAGCACCCCATGTGTGCAGGATGCTTTATGGCATATTTCATAAGGATATTCTACGCAGCTCTTCCAAAGCCAGAAGACACCATTGTTATAGGCACCGCAGGTTGTGCAAGACTTGCCCTCTCTCAAGCAGCCGTTCCCTTCATATACGGAAACTATGGAGACACTAACGCAGTTGCTTCCGGTCTAAAGAGAGCTCTCAGCATAAGGTTTCCCGATAAGGTAAAGGATGTGGTGGTTATAGCAGGAGATGGTGGTCTTATAGACATAGGCTTTGGAATGACCATGCACTCTTGGTTCAGAAGAGAGAAGTTCACCACCATCATGGTGGACAATGAAGTTTATGGAAACACTGGTGGTCAAGAGAGTGGTATGTCTCCAAAGGGTGTTCAACTAAAGATGGCTCCCAAGGGCAAGCAGTTTGACAAAATAAACGCGGTGGAGCTTGCAAAGACCGCAGGCTGTGTATACGTAGCAAAGCTGGCACCCACCAATCCCAAGAGAATAGCAAAAACCGTCCGCAGGGCAATACTTGCCGCAAGGCACTTTGGACCCACCTTTATACATGCCTACACCTCTTGTAACATAGAATACTCCATACCCACAGAAAAGGTTCTCGAGGATGCCAGAAAGAGAGAAAAGCAAGACTTTGGTTTCTATGAGTGGATGACCGATGAGGTAAAGGAATTCTTTGAAGAGATAGAAAGGAAGCCAGAGGAGGTAAAGGCATGA
- a CDS encoding 2-oxoacid:acceptor oxidoreductase family protein: protein MKRYNIRIAGVGGQGVVTSAHILGNAMSAAGKYATLVPFFGSEKRMAPVEAYVRVSDQPIYEVGEVVYPNVIMIYHPQVITHGKSYTMPFYSGLKENGLVIINTDVDIIPEEDWNILKELNTRVYMFPATKIALDIAGTELATNMAMIGLFFGITRIVGFEHIEQAVRERFLGNTFVASGGTTALDSAIEKKFKKKMELLEKNMQVIREAFKIAEERGWVEEEALTG, encoded by the coding sequence ATGAAAAGGTATAACATACGCATAGCTGGTGTTGGTGGGCAGGGGGTGGTTACCTCCGCCCACATCCTTGGTAATGCCATGTCTGCCGCAGGTAAATATGCAACTCTTGTCCCCTTCTTTGGTTCAGAAAAGAGGATGGCACCCGTTGAAGCCTACGTTAGGGTCTCCGACCAACCCATATACGAAGTGGGTGAGGTGGTATATCCAAACGTGATAATGATTTATCACCCTCAGGTCATAACTCATGGAAAGTCCTACACCATGCCCTTCTACTCAGGTCTGAAAGAAAACGGTCTTGTGATAATAAACACGGACGTGGACATAATTCCAGAAGAGGACTGGAATATTCTCAAAGAACTCAACACAAGGGTCTACATGTTCCCAGCTACAAAGATAGCCCTTGACATTGCTGGAACTGAGCTTGCCACAAACATGGCAATGATAGGTCTTTTCTTTGGTATAACCCGTATTGTAGGCTTTGAACACATAGAGCAGGCTGTAAGAGAGAGATTTCTTGGAAATACCTTCGTAGCTTCTGGTGGAACAACAGCCCTTGACAGTGCTATAGAGAAGAAGTTCAAAAAGAAGATGGAGCTTCTTGAGAAAAATATGCAGGTTATAAGAGAAGCCTTCAAGATAGCGGAGGAAAGGGGCTGGGTGGAAGAAGAAGCTCTTACGGGTTAA
- a CDS encoding ferredoxin oxidoreductase, producing MYYVADVKEADCAKYNCKQCVLFCPEPNTLMYHDSKHVAWVNYSRCKGCAICVYVCSDLLKRNCIEMVMVTAGD from the coding sequence ATGTACTATGTGGCGGATGTAAAGGAAGCGGATTGTGCTAAGTATAACTGTAAGCAGTGTGTGCTCTTCTGTCCAGAGCCAAACACCCTCATGTATCACGACTCCAAGCATGTGGCGTGGGTAAACTACTCAAGGTGTAAGGGCTGTGCCATATGTGTTTATGTATGCTCTGACCTTTTAAAGAGAAACTGCATAGAGATGGTAATGGTGACCGCTGGAGATTAA
- a CDS encoding CobW family GTP-binding protein — translation MLPAFVITGFLGGGKTTLLLNSAREHFSNKRVAIIVNELGEVGVDGKVLRNAYSEVLELPEGCICCSLHAEFEKAIEEIRVKYEPEVLLVETSGGAVPFPVILSLQSLGCSVDGVLCLVDCANFERYKEDSTARYQIGGSNIVVLNKTDLVAEERVSEIDREVREIWNLYRPVNSFTGEAFYTKLRVYRTSYGRLPAEVFSGAYTIPELKSIAIDHAHTHKHKVVSLLEPLDYEELERRLRNLPDNIIRAKGIVRLKHYPFPVAINYSFGYIDNPVEVSGYDGPSFLVLIGN, via the coding sequence ATGCTTCCTGCCTTCGTGATAACAGGCTTTCTCGGAGGCGGTAAGACTACCCTGTTGCTCAACTCTGCGAGAGAGCACTTTTCTAACAAAAGGGTAGCGATTATAGTCAACGAGCTTGGCGAGGTGGGCGTGGACGGCAAGGTTCTCAGAAATGCCTATTCTGAGGTGCTTGAACTTCCGGAAGGATGTATATGCTGTTCCCTGCATGCAGAGTTTGAAAAAGCAATTGAGGAAATAAGGGTTAAATATGAGCCCGAGGTGCTTCTTGTAGAGACCTCTGGCGGTGCGGTACCTTTCCCTGTGATCCTTAGCCTTCAGTCGCTTGGCTGTTCTGTGGATGGGGTCCTATGCCTTGTGGACTGTGCCAACTTTGAGAGGTACAAGGAAGACAGCACCGCAAGATATCAGATAGGTGGATCAAACATAGTGGTTCTAAATAAGACCGATTTGGTAGCAGAGGAAAGGGTTTCTGAAATAGATAGAGAGGTAAGAGAAATCTGGAACCTCTACAGACCGGTTAACTCCTTCACAGGCGAAGCCTTCTACACCAAGCTCAGGGTCTATAGAACCAGCTACGGTAGGCTTCCAGCAGAGGTCTTCTCTGGCGCCTATACCATTCCTGAGCTTAAGAGTATAGCAATAGACCACGCACACACCCACAAGCACAAAGTGGTAAGCCTGCTTGAGCCTTTGGATTATGAAGAGCTTGAGAGAAGATTGAGAAACCTGCCTGATAATATAATAAGGGCTAAGGGAATAGTGAGGCTCAAACACTATCCCTTTCCTGTTGCCATAAACTACTCCTTTGGATACATAGATAACCCTGTAGAGGTCAGCGGCTACGACGGACCCTCCTTCCTTGTCTTAATAGGAAACTGA
- a CDS encoding sodium-dependent bicarbonate transport family permease: MGLELLLQNILNPPVLMFFLGLGAVLLRTELEVPQPLPKLFSLYLLIAIGLHGGYELSKSGITLDVLKVLLLAMFMAVAVPIYAFFILRLKLDVYNAVAIAATYGSISAVTFITAGSFLNSLGESYGGYMVAAMTLMESPAIVIGLVLLMLFAKRNNNSAVNWGEVLREAFLNPSVYILMGTLLIGFLTGEKGWKAMDPLFGVLFKGMLAFFLLDMGIVAGRRIGDIKKVGLFLIAFGVFLPVFNALVGIFLAKSFGFVKGDAFMFSILCASASYIAVPAAMRLSVPEANPSLYVTMSLAITFPFNIAVGIPLYYFLINHLWG; this comes from the coding sequence ATGGGTCTTGAACTGCTTTTGCAGAACATACTCAATCCACCTGTGCTAATGTTTTTTCTTGGGCTTGGTGCGGTGCTTCTAAGGACAGAGCTTGAGGTGCCACAGCCTCTTCCGAAGCTCTTTTCCCTATATCTTCTTATAGCTATAGGTCTTCATGGTGGCTATGAGCTTTCAAAGAGTGGTATAACCCTTGATGTGCTTAAAGTCTTACTCCTTGCTATGTTCATGGCGGTTGCTGTGCCCATTTATGCCTTTTTTATACTTAGGCTCAAGCTGGATGTCTACAATGCGGTCGCCATAGCTGCTACTTACGGCTCCATAAGTGCGGTGACCTTCATAACTGCAGGCTCTTTTCTAAACAGCCTTGGGGAGAGCTATGGTGGCTATATGGTAGCTGCTATGACCCTTATGGAGTCTCCGGCTATAGTTATAGGGCTTGTGCTACTGATGCTCTTTGCCAAAAGAAACAACAACTCTGCGGTAAACTGGGGTGAAGTGCTTAGAGAGGCTTTTCTAAACCCTTCCGTTTATATCCTCATGGGAACGCTCCTAATAGGTTTTCTGACAGGGGAAAAGGGTTGGAAAGCCATGGACCCGCTTTTTGGTGTGCTCTTTAAAGGTATGCTTGCCTTTTTCCTGCTTGATATGGGTATAGTGGCTGGTCGTAGAATAGGGGATATAAAAAAGGTTGGCTTGTTTCTTATAGCCTTTGGGGTTTTTCTACCCGTGTTTAACGCCTTGGTGGGTATATTCTTAGCAAAAAGCTTTGGCTTTGTTAAGGGAGATGCCTTTATGTTTTCTATACTATGTGCCAGTGCTTCTTATATCGCAGTTCCTGCAGCTATGAGGCTCTCCGTGCCCGAGGCAAACCCAAGCCTTTACGTGACCATGTCCCTTGCCATTACCTTTCCCTTCAATATAGCGGTAGGCATACCGTTATACTACTTTCTAATAAACCACCTATGGGGGTGA
- a CDS encoding P-II family nitrogen regulator, which yields MKPMKKVEVVIDSIYLSRVLEVLEKTGVSGYTVIRDALGKGERGIMAGDELTDVFKNSYVFTVCSEEIAQKIAESLRPLLKKVGGVCLISDVLWLTH from the coding sequence ATGAAACCTATGAAAAAGGTGGAAGTGGTCATTGACAGCATATACCTGAGCAGGGTGTTGGAAGTGTTAGAAAAAACTGGAGTCTCTGGCTACACGGTCATAAGGGATGCCCTTGGAAAGGGGGAAAGGGGTATTATGGCGGGTGATGAGCTAACGGATGTATTTAAAAATAGCTATGTGTTTACCGTGTGCTCAGAAGAAATAGCTCAGAAAATAGCTGAAAGCCTTAGACCACTTCTTAAAAAGGTGGGCGGGGTATGCCTCATATCAGACGTGCTATGGCTCACACACTGA
- a CDS encoding sulfurtransferase TusA family protein, whose protein sequence is MATITPDKTLDASGLNCPLPVLKTKKAIEELQSGQILEVITTDPGAKADIPAFCNRTGHQLLETVEEGGKIIFYLKKK, encoded by the coding sequence ATGGCAACTATAACACCAGACAAGACCCTTGATGCTTCTGGGCTTAACTGTCCTCTTCCTGTTCTTAAAACAAAGAAGGCTATTGAGGAGCTTCAATCTGGGCAGATTCTTGAGGTAATAACCACAGACCCCGGTGCAAAGGCGGACATACCAGCCTTTTGCAACAGGACAGGGCATCAGCTCCTTGAAACGGTAGAAGAGGGAGGAAAGATAATCTTCTACCTCAAGAAGAAATAA
- a CDS encoding DsrE/DsrF/DrsH-like family protein, with amino-acid sequence MATERLAIIATKGTLDMAYPPLILASTAASLGIETAIFFTFYGLNIIHKKKMHELKIAPIGNPAMPMAFPPSMQNPVTNAISSIFPGPPQIMGIIPGMTDLMSFMMKKTIKEHGVADIPELIEACKEAEVKLIPCQMTMELFGYKYEDLIDGLEPPAGAATFMNYVLEADKPMIIFV; translated from the coding sequence ATGGCTACAGAAAGGCTTGCTATAATAGCCACAAAGGGTACGCTTGATATGGCGTACCCGCCTTTAATATTAGCCTCAACCGCCGCATCTCTTGGTATAGAAACTGCCATCTTCTTTACCTTTTACGGGCTTAATATTATCCATAAAAAGAAAATGCACGAGTTAAAAATAGCCCCCATAGGAAACCCTGCCATGCCCATGGCTTTCCCTCCCTCCATGCAGAACCCAGTAACAAACGCAATATCTTCCATATTCCCAGGACCTCCACAGATAATGGGTATAATCCCTGGCATGACAGACCTTATGAGTTTTATGATGAAAAAGACCATAAAGGAGCATGGAGTGGCGGACATACCTGAGCTTATAGAAGCGTGTAAAGAGGCAGAGGTGAAGCTCATACCATGCCAGATGACCATGGAACTCTTTGGCTACAAATACGAAGACCTCATAGATGGTCTTGAACCTCCAGCCGGCGCTGCCACCTTTATGAATTATGTGCTTGAAGCGGACAAGCCTATGATAATCTTCGTCTAA
- a CDS encoding DsrE family protein — protein MAYEKVLFYILTVPFFERAEPTTGELINPQAGAPFFLATAATTMDYEVEMVITSEAGFLLMRDNAKKVKVRPGVEQTIYDFIKMAKDAGVKIYLCVPSLDLTEIYKKEDVNPELCDGIIGGAAFLDKLMSGEYAVLTL, from the coding sequence ATGGCATACGAGAAGGTGCTTTTCTACATTCTAACAGTGCCCTTCTTTGAAAGGGCGGAGCCGACAACTGGCGAGCTAATTAACCCACAGGCTGGTGCTCCTTTCTTCCTCGCTACCGCAGCCACCACCATGGATTACGAGGTGGAAATGGTTATAACTTCAGAGGCAGGCTTTCTACTTATGAGAGACAACGCCAAAAAGGTAAAAGTCAGACCGGGAGTGGAGCAGACCATATACGACTTTATAAAGATGGCAAAGGATGCGGGTGTGAAGATATACCTCTGTGTGCCTTCTCTTGACCTAACAGAGATATACAAAAAGGAAGATGTGAACCCTGAGCTCTGCGACGGCATAATAGGTGGTGCTGCCTTCCTTGACAAACTTATGAGTGGCGAGTATGCGGTTCTTACCCTTTAA
- a CDS encoding 4Fe-4S dicluster domain-containing protein translates to MDGHIYGYNLPISEKTKAVPWEEKVRIVEEVKSDFRFKEYIFGCLNCGVCTASCPSNRFFDYSPREIVQRFLEEDVEVLYDMMHEYIWACSQCFTCWIRCPFVNNPGGLVAIMREVAVRNAFEATKDLLKPYGRVLLKVMTTGNQLSADMLQPDFFPDWGPKMADNMENLRAKRLAIPFDVGKSVKTAWEVSLETAIEMYTIWRETGIFEMLEKLDPNLYNVIMDIVEENEERYAELYEEEE, encoded by the coding sequence ATGGATGGACATATTTATGGATATAACCTCCCCATATCGGAGAAAACCAAGGCAGTGCCTTGGGAGGAAAAGGTTCGTATAGTGGAGGAGGTAAAGTCAGACTTTCGTTTTAAGGAATACATCTTTGGCTGTCTTAACTGCGGTGTTTGCACCGCATCCTGCCCTTCCAATAGGTTTTTTGACTACTCTCCAAGGGAGATAGTTCAAAGGTTCTTGGAAGAGGACGTGGAAGTGCTATATGACATGATGCATGAATACATATGGGCATGCTCTCAGTGCTTTACCTGTTGGATAAGATGTCCCTTTGTGAATAACCCCGGTGGTCTTGTTGCTATAATGAGAGAGGTGGCGGTGCGTAATGCCTTTGAAGCCACAAAGGACCTTCTAAAACCCTACGGAAGGGTTCTTCTCAAGGTTATGACCACAGGAAACCAGCTCTCTGCGGACATGCTTCAGCCAGACTTCTTCCCAGACTGGGGTCCCAAGATGGCGGACAATATGGAAAACCTGAGGGCAAAGAGGCTTGCCATACCCTTTGACGTGGGCAAGTCTGTCAAGACCGCATGGGAAGTGTCTTTGGAGACCGCAATAGAGATGTATACCATATGGAGAGAGACAGGCATCTTTGAGATGCTTGAAAAGCTTGACCCAAACCTCTACAACGTCATCATGGACATAGTAGAGGAAAACGAAGAGAGGTATGCGGAGCTTTATGAAGAGGAAGAGTAA
- a CDS encoding heterodisulfide reductase-related iron-sulfur binding cluster, with translation MAKHGFGHNSPGGLLRYPEQPPFPLKEYSAHYDHIFEMMEELEAKGEILIHRITEEHQPVEVFTRTGRIKLIPTNKLWHHKSCGQCGNIPGYPASVFWFMNKFGLDYLNEPHQTSCTAWNYHGSGTSNPVALAAVWLRNMHQAWKTGYYPLIHCGTSFGSYKETREQLIMNKELRDAVKPILKKLGRLTEDGRIVIPQEVVHYSEWVHAMRYRIKELYEKEGKAKGIDVSNVRVAIHNACHTYKMIADDYPYDPEVYNGQRPAASTAVVKALGAQVVDYSTWYDCCGFGFRHILTEREFTRSFAIQRKLKVIAEEIKADLIVTHDTGCTTTFEKNQWIGKAHGMYHPVAVMSDVMFAALACGAHPFKVVQLYWNCSNYEPLLEKMGITNWRELRKEWEDTVKYIADLEKAGKYDELMEFFKEYDLYEPYSRTSTGKPKASATANMPLFKS, from the coding sequence ATGGCAAAACATGGCTTTGGACATAACAGCCCCGGAGGCCTTCTGAGATATCCAGAACAGCCCCCCTTCCCCCTCAAAGAATACAGCGCCCACTACGACCACATCTTTGAGATGATGGAAGAGCTCGAAGCCAAGGGCGAAATTCTCATACACAGGATTACGGAGGAGCACCAGCCCGTAGAGGTCTTTACAAGGACCGGAAGGATAAAGCTCATACCCACCAACAAGCTCTGGCATCACAAGTCCTGTGGTCAGTGTGGAAACATCCCCGGATATCCTGCCTCTGTCTTCTGGTTTATGAACAAGTTTGGCCTTGACTACCTTAACGAGCCTCACCAAACCTCCTGCACCGCATGGAACTATCACGGCTCTGGCACATCCAACCCAGTAGCTTTGGCAGCGGTCTGGCTCAGAAACATGCACCAAGCATGGAAGACTGGATACTATCCTCTCATCCACTGCGGAACATCCTTTGGCTCTTACAAGGAGACAAGGGAACAGCTCATCATGAACAAGGAGTTAAGGGATGCGGTAAAGCCTATACTCAAAAAGCTCGGAAGGCTCACAGAGGATGGAAGGATAGTTATACCCCAAGAAGTGGTCCACTACTCCGAGTGGGTCCACGCTATGAGATACAGGATAAAGGAGCTATACGAAAAGGAAGGCAAGGCTAAGGGCATAGATGTTTCCAATGTGAGGGTTGCCATACACAACGCCTGCCACACCTACAAGATGATAGCGGATGACTATCCCTATGACCCAGAGGTCTACAACGGTCAAAGACCTGCTGCTTCTACAGCAGTGGTAAAGGCTCTTGGTGCACAGGTGGTGGACTACTCCACTTGGTATGACTGCTGTGGCTTTGGCTTCAGGCACATACTTACCGAAAGGGAGTTCACAAGGTCTTTTGCCATACAGAGAAAGCTCAAAGTTATCGCAGAAGAGATAAAGGCGGATCTCATAGTAACTCACGACACAGGCTGCACCACCACCTTTGAGAAGAACCAGTGGATAGGAAAAGCTCACGGTATGTATCACCCTGTAGCGGTTATGTCTGACGTTATGTTTGCAGCTCTTGCTTGCGGTGCTCATCCCTTTAAGGTGGTCCAGCTCTACTGGAACTGCTCCAACTACGAGCCTCTCCTTGAGAAGATGGGTATAACCAACTGGAGAGAGCTAAGGAAAGAATGGGAAGACACCGTTAAATACATAGCAGACCTTGAAAAGGCTGGCAAGTACGATGAGCTCATGGAGTTCTTCAAGGAATACGACCTGTATGAGCCCTACAGCAGAACTTCCACGGGTAAACCAAAGGCTTCCGCAACCGCAAACATGCCCCTGTTTAAGTCATAA
- a CDS encoding FAD-dependent oxidoreductase, giving the protein MAKSVLVIGGGPAGLAAARTLGRLGVSTILVEKDSQLGGNPIKNHYHTLIPRKLKPSQVIGPYIKDVEQNPNIKVLLNTEISACEGEPGEYRVTLSNGEKYEVGAIVVATGFEHFDPRRKGELGYGLYPDVITNLELERMFSQEGKLYRPSNGQLPKRVAFVFCVGSRDRQLGVTNVHCCRYGCALSGLQGMEIREHYPDVDVFCYYMDVRTYGTWEYPFYWAPQEQYGVRYVRGRIAEITYSPADGRLRVKHEDTIVQRPAEVPMDLVVLVLGMEPSPGTKKVAKILGLAQDPDSQFLVPSEESGSNIISNKPGIFIAGACKGPIDIESSFSEGEAAAAEAAAFLGAKVTV; this is encoded by the coding sequence ATGGCTAAGAGCGTATTGGTGATCGGTGGTGGTCCCGCAGGACTTGCGGCAGCAAGAACCTTGGGAAGGCTCGGAGTTTCCACCATCCTTGTGGAGAAGGACAGTCAGCTGGGTGGGAACCCCATCAAGAACCATTATCACACACTAATTCCCAGAAAACTAAAACCCTCCCAGGTGATAGGTCCTTACATAAAGGATGTGGAGCAAAATCCCAATATTAAGGTGCTTCTTAACACGGAGATATCCGCCTGTGAAGGAGAGCCTGGAGAGTATAGGGTAACCCTCTCAAACGGTGAAAAATATGAAGTTGGTGCCATCGTGGTTGCCACAGGGTTTGAACACTTTGACCCAAGGAGGAAGGGAGAACTTGGTTACGGGCTTTATCCCGATGTTATCACAAACCTTGAGCTGGAAAGGATGTTCTCTCAGGAAGGTAAGCTCTACAGACCCTCTAACGGACAGCTTCCCAAGAGGGTTGCCTTTGTCTTCTGTGTGGGCTCAAGGGACAGACAGCTTGGTGTGACAAACGTGCACTGCTGTAGATATGGCTGTGCCCTCTCTGGTCTGCAGGGTATGGAGATAAGAGAACACTACCCCGATGTGGATGTTTTCTGCTACTACATGGATGTGAGGACCTACGGCACTTGGGAATATCCCTTCTACTGGGCTCCTCAGGAGCAGTACGGTGTAAGGTATGTAAGGGGTAGGATTGCGGAGATTACATACAGCCCTGCAGACGGCAGGCTTAGAGTAAAGCACGAGGATACCATCGTACAAAGACCTGCAGAGGTGCCTATGGACCTTGTGGTGCTTGTGCTTGGAATGGAGCCATCCCCCGGAACCAAGAAGGTTGCCAAGATACTTGGTCTTGCTCAAGACCCCGACAGCCAGTTCCTTGTTCCCTCTGAAGAGTCTGGCTCTAACATCATATCCAATAAGCCGGGAATATTCATAGCGGGTGCCTGTAAGGGTCCAATAGACATAGAGTCCTCCTTCTCGGAAGGTGAGGCTGCTGCTGCTGAAGCTGCAGCCTTCCTTGGTGCAAAGGTGACAGTATGA
- a CDS encoding 4Fe-4S dicluster domain-containing protein, whose amino-acid sequence MAIHERSLVEPERILRKERLVIDGVDVSGDWNLIILPRVINDYDLDFAKEIINSPDGKTINQCYQCSYCTASCPVHNYWDERYNPRHFIYLARLGMIDELQKRADVMWRCVSCHKCTHRCPKGVLVEEVLKAILRTMAKKGLIEEYPSKKFDKFFTESVLEYGRIEDGELLFGWIEKQGYKVFKDPILKKPIPFLGETPEWLKELTVKPIKSMNIGFLVLNAKHMLFHPRTKNWSRFKQVLRKVMQEEGALH is encoded by the coding sequence ATGGCGATACATGAGCGTAGCCTTGTAGAACCAGAGAGAATTTTAAGGAAGGAAAGGCTTGTTATTGACGGTGTTGACGTCTCTGGAGACTGGAACCTTATAATCCTTCCAAGGGTTATAAACGACTACGACCTTGACTTTGCCAAGGAGATTATAAACTCTCCAGATGGCAAGACCATAAACCAGTGCTATCAGTGCTCTTACTGCACTGCATCCTGCCCTGTGCATAACTATTGGGATGAAAGATATAACCCCAGGCACTTTATATACTTGGCAAGGCTGGGTATGATAGACGAGCTTCAAAAGCGTGCGGATGTGATGTGGAGGTGCGTTTCCTGCCACAAATGCACCCACAGATGTCCAAAGGGCGTGCTTGTGGAAGAGGTACTAAAAGCCATACTTAGAACTATGGCAAAGAAGGGACTTATAGAGGAGTATCCTTCCAAGAAGTTTGATAAGTTCTTTACAGAGTCTGTGCTTGAATACGGAAGAATAGAGGATGGAGAGCTTCTCTTTGGGTGGATAGAAAAGCAAGGATACAAGGTCTTCAAAGACCCCATACTCAAAAAGCCCATACCTTTCCTTGGTGAAACACCTGAGTGGTTAAAAGAGCTAACTGTAAAACCTATAAAGTCTATGAACATAGGCTTTCTGGTGCTCAATGCCAAACATATGCTCTTCCATCCAAGAACAAAGAACTGGAGCAGGTTCAAGCAAGTGCTACGCAAGGTTATGCAGGAAGAAGGTGCATTACATTAA